DNA from Magnolia sinica isolate HGM2019 chromosome 19, MsV1, whole genome shotgun sequence:
TGTTGCCAGACACGTGATGTTCTCTGCCTTGCTTTAAAGCCGGTTCACGCCGTGTCCGAATTAGCGGTAAGAAATGGCGGGGATGGTAGTGTACACCTCAGGAGCTTTATGTATCATGCTCCTCAACTCCTCATAAactgatggcccaccaaaaagaAAGATCgttacttatgctaatggtatacACCACGAACCCCAAAGCCATCATTCTTCTTCAGCTTGATCTTGGCCATTCAAAATGAGAATTGTGAAGCATCTTGCAATTAATGGACCGAGAGCGAAAGGCTACCAAGCTTCGATACGGAAGATCTTGGGTACCATGGTCAGCATTTAGCCATTGGGAGGGGGCGCGTTTTCGGTGGATCACCGGATCTACCGAGGTGCGTGGGACTCCAGACTGTGGGGGCCActctgatgtatgtgactacatccacgccgtccatctgtattgaaaactcattttgtttcatgatcctaaaaatgaagcagatccaaatctcagatggaggataatagtacaggaaacagttttaatTGTAAATGACCATTTTaaatttagtgggccacaaaaactttggatcaagatgatatttgtgtggtctcttcatataggactttgtgaccttatcaacaggttggatggcaaataaacattcacgtagattccatgaagtttttaatggtagggattcaatcacggctgtttcttatgttatggtccacataaaatctgggcatgcttcatttttgggatcacgctctaaaatgagctttagaaatggttggacggtgtggatttaaggcacatacatcactatgagccccacagtcagggtgggggtctcacctaatccgctcccacatagaggacgcgaattgcctgtgcccccggttacaggaagttcctgtggtcggaagctatgtggggtccacagatgccCGAATTCACTCCGTCCGTTACTTGTCTCAACATCATAACTGGAAAGTactccaaaactcatgtgggccaggCAACAGCAAACAGTGAGGATAGAAAAGTCCttcaatgatgtttatatgccatccaaaccgatcATAAggaggtccttactcttgctccgttggtagactctcaggagtttcaacaccgggacaagggttcgagtaccgAAATTCCACTACGCGTGAGTGTgcagggtgtgtgtgcgtgcgttaaaaaaaaaaaacccttctttATTCGGGTCCCAAACCCTAGTTTCATCTTCAAATAATCCACCGCGGAAAGAAAAACAACGGCTTAGATTCGTTCAACAAAGTTCAGACGGCTACGATCATCCGTAGTTGGTCCCATTTCGTTACGTGAAGGTACAAAATATCGTTTCAAACGTATCGTATCGTATTGCCACCACGATGCATCTCTACTATCATATCGAGTTTCTTTACGTTCCAACAGTGTATGGACGTACAAACCGATACATTAGTACATGGTAAGATGACGGTACGAGCGTTTTGAATTTATCGTCCGATACGTAGTTACACATTCAATCTGTACAGTTTCAAGTGCAGCGATGGTGCACTTGTCTTTTACCGAATGGACAATTGACTCATTTAAGATAACCCTTGTTTCTTTTAATTATTACAAGAAAGCCCAAAGTTTCATTTCCACATCCCTAATATTTCTCATTTTGTAGGTGGAAGGAGAAAGCCATAAAAGcgggaaaaaagaaaatgagattttggtTTTAGCGTAGCGTTTTGAGAGGGGGTTGGATTTTAGAAAAAGCGAGAGGGGAAATGGATTTAAGCGTGGTGCCGTACGGTCACATCAGCAGCAGCGCCCGAGCTGAGGGCGAGTCGAACCCGGTCGAGAAGAACGGACCGGGCAAGATCCGGTATCGCGAATGCCTGAGGAACCACGCAGCTTCTATGGGGGGTCACGCCAACGACGGATGCGGGGAATTCATGCCCGGTGAGGAGGAGCCGCTAAAGTGCGCCGCGTGTGGATGTCACCGTAACTTCCACCGCAAGGAGGTTCCCGGCTACGCAGATCAGCACTTCCTGCACcctcatcatcaccaccaccaccaccatccgaTGGTGCTTTATAATGCGTGGGATAAGAAGATGCCGCTGCCACACCTGCAGCCGCATCCGATGTTGCCAGTCGTAGATCTAAGGCCGCAGCAGCAGAATCGACGGTCGGAAACGCCTGAAGACAGGGAAGGGCAGGGAACGACGAGGAAGCGGTTCAGGACCAAGTTCACGCAGGAGCAGAAGGAGAAGATGCAGGCGTTTGCGGAGAAGCTGGGATGGAGGATACAGAAGCATGATGACGTGGCGCTACAGCAGTTCTGCATGGAGGTAGGTGTGAAGCGGCACGTGCTGAAGGTGTGGATGCACAATAACAAGAACACCCTCGGCAAAAAAGATGCACCGCCCATCACCGTCtaattttaaatataataaattaaataaatatttcttctttttttttttccattttatttttggttCTTAGGTAGAGAAAAAGATTTGAATAGGAGTAGctgttaaaaaaaaatggaaaatggtAAGAAAAGGAAGTCCATCTTTGACAAGGCTCTTTCTTCCTTGTATTAACGATTAGGGACCCAAACCCAACGGCTGAGATTAGTCGAGGGTTTTAGCTTCTGCTGACCACATCCAAAAGCTAGATTGTATTTTGAGCTCTCTCGTTTGGATATAAATTCTTGGGTTTTGTTGTAATAGGGAGAGTTACCCTCTCTCCCtacccccccctctctctctctctctctctctcttcccactcTGTCTCACACACGCGCGCACTCACGCACGCTGGTCCGTACGTGTCACGTGTGTGGGACGTCTTGGTCtttcataaggtgggcctcatgataagCGGATTAGATTCTACTGAAACAACCGGCGATTTGAAACGGAGATGCTGTCTGATTGAAAGTGCCTGAATTCTTCATTcagtggcccaccttttgcatcaCATGGATGTCCTACACGTGTGATAAATGAGCACGTGAAGTAGGTTGTTTTGTTTGTGAAAGTCACGAGCAATGGCTGCATGTGATGATGATTCCTCCATCTTTAGTTGggtgatctggaccatttatcAGATGGGCTTCGTATGGGCACTGATGGagactggcagactgagtggagatgcctcgtttcaacactagagggcatcgatccctagcgggggtggctaacatggagtgtgtgtgcttacatggagtgtgtgtactgacatgggtgtgtaccaacaacctaacccaaaaaaaaaagaaaaaagaaaaaaaaagatgggcTTCGTATGGGCACTGATGGGAAACGCCATCAATCAGATGATCATGGACCTTTTcatcattgaatgtggaccattgctcgtTCAGACCACCATCAATTTGGTGTGATTTATCAGTCTCTTTTCTATCCTTGGTGTGTCCCACGAGATGAACGGCCAAGATCACCTGATCGCTTCGTCAAATATCCAATTTCTTTGTTAGATTTCCCTACTTGTTGAAGAGTAGGTGTAGTCTGCTGGGCTAACCGCTAAAACTCACATTGATCAAATGATCTTAGCCACTGATTTGAATTCATTTTCTCATTGAATATTGACCGTTGGTTAGACCTTTTCCAACCGTCAATTCTAGTTCCCGAAGGCATAAGGGATGTCTTTTTGAAATATACCCAATCCAAGGAAGGTcctaatagatgaacggtttggatctcttACACGTATATCACGTGAATATACATGGGGCCTCATAACTAAGATATATGGATTACGATCtaatggttattattattattttaaacgaAGCTGAAAAGTAGATTTAGCTGACTTGGATCATGTATGAAGAATTCCAAACCGGATGGTGCActttttgtttttaatatttGGGACAGGCTGCTATCACCGTTCACcaacattttttaaatggtgctgGCTAGCTCTTCTTTCTTACGCTTGCCACTCATGCTATCCTGACCATCTGAATCATGGGGTACTCTAATGAAGCAATACTAACCATTCAATTATTGCGATGGTGTGAGCGGTCCATGTTTCCAAGGGAAAAATCTGATGGTTAGTATCCTCCCTCAGTATGAACTTTGGCATATGCTCCTTCCACAAGTGGTTCAGATGTTTTGATGGTCTTATTTTACTGTGCCAAgtgtacggttgaagagtcaccaccgtGTTGGAATGGTGGTGAATTATCATAAAGTGCAGTAGATTTGGATCTTGTGCTGTTCTTCTTTTGGCAATtggctctttttatttttattttttattttttattttttatttttttaaaagtaacaTCCTCTTTTGTCTTCACGCTTACAGCTCTAACCAGCAAGGAATCCTTTTTCACGACGACACGCTGTCCCCACGCTGCCTTCATGGGCGCATTGATCACCCTGTTTGATTTAAGTAGTGTTCGAATAGTCCCTCCCCACATCTACAGGGGAGGGGCTATTTGAACACTACTTTGAATGGCGTCGATATATAATGCACCTTGGAGCCAACGATGTGCGTGAGACCCTGACCTTGTGTCCCACTTCATAGGCATTGTATATTTGCACATTCCATACATTTTGatggcttattttagggcatgatggatggcataaatatacaatgcacacatcgaggtaggccccacagtcaaggtccCATCCAATTCGATGTTCCGTCGTGCTCCCGAGACATGAGACCGGTCATCAGATGCGGCGAGTCGACAATGAGACAACATGGCACAAAAATTGTGTCGTACTTTTGGTGGGTCATGTGCGAATGAGAAAAGTGGATGGAAAGAAATAACGATAGGTTGTCCAAGTTTAACAATTGAGCAGCATATATAGTTCATAGATAACTCAAGATCTTGTTGTTTTGTTTGAATTATTCTTTCATATGATATATGTCACCTGTGTTAATGTTTGGCGGCCCATGTGTCACATCCAACCTTCAAATACTTTTTATACAGTGGATTTATTAAATGTGCTAAGAAGGCGGCCTCATTGCACCCTGGGTTTATAAATGAGAACCACTGACTTCCAACTTGtttgtagatatttatttctagagatttctttaaaaaaaaaaaaaaaaaattgacaattttatttaaaaagaaaaaggagcctTGACCACTTTGAATTAGCAAAATTATCTTTTAACTAGGTGAAAGGACCAAAATACCTTGGTCTATTTTCTAGATCAGAGAGGACCATTGTAGGGCTCACATGGTGTGGGGGTGCAGATGACATTCAATATATCCAGAATGTGCACCCCAAAATGACTTACAACCAGTAGAAAGTCATTGATTTTGAGggattttgtttttaaaattttttatcttTGATAATTTTAAGAAAAAGAATCCTTTAAATTAGCAATATGACCAAAATTCCTTTGGTATACATTTTTAGAGTAGGGTTGAGCATTGTCAGGCTCATGTGGTGTGTGTATAACATTCAATATCTGGAATGTGTATACTACGGTGGTAATTATATGTcctaaaaataaggctgatccaatCATTAGGTGTGTTGTATAATAGAAAATATATATACCTCTCAATAACCTCCAATTTCACTTGTTGCCCACCTAATAATGGCTTAGATTGTGTATTAATcataagcatgttatgtggtgcaTTGGTTGGTTATGTAGAACACATGGCCTCGCAATGCTCGACTTAAAGAAATAGGCTGTTAGAAGTAAACCTACCTTTAATTGGATCACAtgaattttttgtatttatagaGTTATAGGATACTCCAGGGGCGGTTTGGAGACTGAATTACGAATGCAATTAATAGTAAAATTGCaagcaatgattacaaattacaatatctATTGGTAACAGGTAATTTAACTGGAAGTTTCTGCTTtttgaattgaaaataaaatgcAATGAAAGATTTTTTCACATCGTTAAAATGTCAAAGTAGTGTAAAAAATACAATGATTGATGTGTTCGAATAGAAAATTTGTACTACAAATGTATTGTGAACCTGTAATTATCATTTGACCCAAATTAACCACCCTATTAGGTAACACTATAAAACCATACTGTTGGAACTTTTGCATTACAATACTGTTGTAATTTGCTAAAGCCATTTAAGTCCTTTATTCATAAAATCCagatttttggagtttttttttttttttttttataatgaaaaTCCCTTATTTTTATGACTTGATATTTTCTGGGATAAAATGCAGGTGAACATGGGATGCAGGTGAAGTTAGCCTATGATCTGGTTGGGGGTGATCGGGTCTCTATTTGGATGGCTCATATTTATTTAAGTGATAATTACACCATAACCGGAAAAGTCATTGGCATTCAGCAACATTACAACCACCTCAGCATTCCTCTCACAGGGGCCCACATGTTGAGATGGTGATAAGCATGTATGCTCTGGACGGCTATCCTGTACAGGCCACTGTTAGTAAATTAAGTTGATTGGATGGGACTAACCATCATTATCTTTATAATTCTAAACCAtaacatttaaaatttttttaaaaaaaattagctcACATTCATCTTAAAAATCAAAGGCCAGAATCATCATTGAGGTGTGATTTTGGATGAtagcttattaaaaaaaaaaaagatgttctTTGACCATATCTTAGAAGAAACTCAAAATCATTTGACCATTCAGGTGGGTGCAGCCctgaccgtggagcccaccttgatatatgcgtcatatatctacaccgtccatctgttttgctaattctcaagtggaccacaccagcagGAAACAGCGGgttaatgcctaccattaaaaacttacttaGGCCAACCTggataaaggaaaacacaaatagcaacttgatttaaaactttcgtggcccaaaaagcttttaatggtaggaattcaatttCTACCGTGTGGTCCGGTGATTGAAACCGTCAATCTTTTTGGGTGCTAGAATAATTTAGTAATGATCTAACAATCACATTTCAGTAATGATCTCAATCTTCCATTTCTGAGGTTGAATGTGATCCACTTAAAATCTtctttttaatattataaatacGTGGACACATTAACTCAAATGTTCAACGACGGCTCACATAACAGAGAATCCAAAAAATGAACAGCTTCTATTCATAGATGGACCACCTCAGCATGATGGTCCCATTGGGCCAACATATGCTATGATCCTCAGTCAGAAATGTATCCCAAGATTCAAAAGAAGGCTTAAAGAGATTGAATGGCCGACAATCAGTGGATCCAACGGTCTAATTCTGGTCTATACTTACGGGCTCATTCTTTACATGATTTGAACCGTCGATCTTATTGGCTCTACGTAGATATCAGATTCTTCAAATCTTTTCTAGGTTGGCAGACCCATGTAAGGCCCTTACACACTACAAATTTATTTGGgcatggcccatcagatcaatggtctggatctctgAACCATGAGAACACATCAAGACGCTTGGATTACATCAGTACGTTGTAATTTATCGTGAATGGCTGTAAAGTTGAGGACTCATAATATAATGGTAGGATGAATGTATGTGCAACATCTTATTCAGCTTAGAGTATATAGAGTTGAAGCCtatgtttcagtgatccaaaccattgatataatggggcctataatggatggtccaaatacCCAAAACTTCTGAGATAAAGAAACCTCAACCGTTCAGTAAGAAAGAAAGTAAATCAATGGTTGATATTCAActgaaaaagaaaaatctaatatcctattgctatatcttccaaccCAATTCTATTTTTAGTGTGAGGACCGTCCAACTTGAGGCCCATAAAATGAACAGTTTGTACTAgtgaaagatgggccccactagctcGAGTGAAAGTTATATACTTCAACAAAGTTTCGGTACATGTGCAATTTATTCCCTTGTCTTTTGTATTGGGTGTCCCTTTCATGAAACTGGTCCAAATGAGCTTGAGTGGACCTTCCTCCACAAATTTGGTGGCTTTACCTTTTCATAAAGCTCTAAGGATAGCGACCTGATGTAATCAGACCGTCCAATTCCATTGGGTTTTTCTAAAGCCAAGGTTTGCGGAACAAACAATCCTACCATCTaagcggtggaccccacctgtatatacatctacaccgtccgtgGATGCACAAAGTTTTCGTGCCTCCATTTTCTGGACCACACATGGCACACAGCACACGTGTTTGATGATCAATGATTAGATGAttttaaccatctaattaatggATCTTTTCTTACTTGCTGCGCGTTTGGATGGTTTACATTAGCAACTTATACCACCACTACTTTGCTTCTATTATTTAATCAACTGGTAAGTTCGTTTGGTAAACAATGTATTTATATAAAAGTGGAaaagtttgtttgtttttcaatatCGCATGAGTACTTAATCTTCCTCTTTGTTTGGTCCACTCCTAATATTTAAATTCTATTATTGGGTTGACTTTTGATGTGAACCGTTCATTATGTTAGGCCCACCTGGACCCTttcttcaatgtgaaccatccattgcGTGGGGCTAgcatttaatgtggaccatccaccttataaggcccacattcaatgtgggctatccatcatgtggggccaccttagatgtgggtcatccatcatgttgaaC
Protein-coding regions in this window:
- the LOC131235246 gene encoding zinc-finger homeodomain protein 2-like, with protein sequence MDLSVVPYGHISSSARAEGESNPVEKNGPGKIRYRECLRNHAASMGGHANDGCGEFMPGEEEPLKCAACGCHRNFHRKEVPGYADQHFLHPHHHHHHHHPMVLYNAWDKKMPLPHLQPHPMLPVVDLRPQQQNRRSETPEDREGQGTTRKRFRTKFTQEQKEKMQAFAEKLGWRIQKHDDVALQQFCMEVGVKRHVLKVWMHNNKNTLGKKDAPPITV